One Alkaliphilus sp. B6464 genomic window carries:
- a CDS encoding CsxC family protein, producing MDNREVFINKRDVECHNNKFENAVVHKKPESKTSCVEVKAETLGDCENNPVRLNPITAGVVAKIPVVLAELTVRFNVNAKIDLPEPAIEIKRIKKKVKIVQCMLIQDTDILFIKGFVRKNIEFATKECSHHHGMCGDIRHCTVDVPFECTTVVKFNGTRPAPLITNTSNEFEFFTSKELSNDFAEKDRLLSGDLSEFNQISTEFFNELTFCELISAKIVEFDEFLHRERPKHTDLPVGEKLFTKIEEKMVIAITLKILQNRQVAIGRTSRECLTEQE from the coding sequence TTGGATAATAGAGAAGTTTTCATAAATAAAAGAGATGTAGAGTGTCATAATAATAAATTTGAAAATGCTGTGGTACACAAAAAACCTGAAAGTAAGACATCTTGCGTTGAAGTTAAAGCTGAAACTCTAGGAGATTGTGAAAATAATCCAGTAAGATTAAACCCAATTACAGCAGGTGTTGTAGCGAAAATACCAGTAGTTTTAGCTGAGTTAACAGTTCGGTTCAATGTTAATGCAAAAATTGATCTGCCTGAGCCGGCTATTGAAATTAAAAGGATTAAGAAAAAGGTAAAAATAGTTCAATGTATGCTTATACAAGATACCGACATTTTATTTATTAAAGGATTTGTTCGTAAAAACATTGAATTTGCTACAAAAGAATGCTCACATCATCACGGAATGTGTGGAGATATTCGCCATTGCACAGTAGATGTTCCATTTGAATGTACAACTGTTGTTAAATTTAATGGTACACGTCCAGCACCTCTTATTACTAATACATCAAATGAGTTTGAATTTTTTACATCAAAAGAATTATCAAATGATTTTGCTGAAAAAGATAGACTATTATCAGGAGATCTATCAGAATTTAATCAAATCAGCACAGAGTTTTTCAATGAACTAACATTTTGTGAATTAATAAGTGCTAAAATTGTTGAATTTGATGAGTTTTTACATCGTGAACGTCCGAAACATACAGATCTACCTGTAGGAGAAAAACTATTCACAAAAATTGAAGAAAAAATGGTTATAGCTATTACACTTAAAATTTTACAAAACAGACAGGTTGCAATTGGTCGAACTAGTAGAGAGTGCCTGACAGAGCAAGAATAA
- a CDS encoding 4Fe-4S dicluster domain-containing protein, which produces MGQKGFYYNKNNCIGCKVCQVACKDINSLEVGTDFRCVEYIENGKYPNPKFYYISISCNHCESPACVPVCPVHALVKDEETGLVLHDEKTCIGCRACENACPYGSIKYIEAKGKIGKCNGCYQLVKKGEEPSCVAGCLTRTLHFGDIDKLEKEYKNAKPFENMGGTNPSFLIEE; this is translated from the coding sequence ATGGGTCAAAAAGGATTTTACTACAATAAAAATAATTGCATAGGCTGTAAAGTATGTCAAGTAGCCTGTAAGGATATTAATAGTCTAGAGGTAGGAACAGACTTTAGATGTGTCGAATATATAGAAAATGGAAAATATCCAAATCCAAAATTCTATTATATTTCTATATCTTGTAATCACTGCGAAAGTCCTGCTTGTGTACCAGTATGCCCAGTACATGCTTTAGTTAAGGATGAAGAAACAGGATTAGTTTTACACGATGAAAAAACTTGCATAGGATGCAGAGCTTGTGAAAATGCCTGTCCATATGGATCAATTAAATATATAGAAGCAAAAGGAAAAATAGGAAAATGCAATGGATGTTATCAACTTGTTAAAAAAGGCGAAGAACCATCCTGCGTAGCAGGCTGTTTAACTAGAACTTTGCATTTTGGAGATATAGATAAACTTGAAAAAGAATACAAAAATGCTAAGCCCTTTGAAAATATGGGTGGCACAAATCCATCATTTTTAATAGAGGAATAA
- a CDS encoding TorD/DmsD family molecular chaperone, translated as MENKLDDLVYTIADRAYGYTFLKNLFCVEPEKAYLQGLLKEGHISDFPYSGYNEKIKEGLDGLKKSLEDIDLDNENVISKLRWDYTRMFIGPDSLPAPPWESSYVNKDKLLFQEETLQVRRSYLKYNFVGSNYPHEADDHIALELDFMSKLSVKAIESIEANKEVENILEILVDQKNFLEEHLEKWIFEFAKKIKESAETDYFIFISDILMGFIKEDHKSLEENISTIRKLKLYWEGKE; from the coding sequence GTGGAGAACAAGCTCGATGATTTAGTATATACTATAGCCGACAGAGCATATGGGTATACTTTCTTAAAAAATTTATTTTGTGTAGAGCCTGAAAAAGCTTATTTACAAGGTCTCTTAAAAGAAGGTCATATTAGCGATTTTCCCTATTCTGGATATAATGAGAAGATTAAGGAAGGCTTGGATGGACTAAAAAAATCCCTGGAAGATATTGATTTAGATAATGAGAATGTAATTAGCAAATTAAGATGGGATTATACTAGGATGTTCATAGGTCCAGATAGTTTACCAGCACCACCTTGGGAATCTTCTTATGTAAATAAAGATAAACTTCTATTTCAAGAAGAAACTCTACAAGTTAGAAGGTCATATCTAAAGTACAATTTTGTTGGAAGTAATTATCCTCATGAAGCAGATGATCATATAGCTTTAGAATTAGACTTCATGTCTAAATTATCCGTTAAAGCCATAGAGTCAATAGAGGCAAATAAGGAAGTAGAAAATATTTTAGAGATATTAGTAGATCAAAAAAACTTTTTAGAGGAACATTTAGAAAAATGGATCTTTGAATTTGCAAAGAAAATAAAAGAAAGTGCAGAGACCGATTATTTTATATTTATATCAGACATTTTAATGGGATTTATAAAAGAAGACCATAAATCACTAGAGGAGAATATCTCTACCATAAGAAAACTTAAATTATATTGGGAGGGGAAAGAATGA
- a CDS encoding DUF4878 domain-containing protein: MKKFLSALLIIALVFSMTACAKSDPKASVSGYLDALKSGNIEGMNKYIKSDSEDQVKEVFNNENKMNEEAFLKAYSKLNYKILSSEVNGDTATVETEINGPNLGKIMTELIQEALPLAFAAAFKEDKSEDNIDDLMNTMLLDKVNSDDMPMVKKTVKIDLVKENNNWIINPSDDFTNAITGNLADMSKLFE, encoded by the coding sequence ATGAAGAAATTTTTATCTGCATTACTTATTATTGCGTTAGTTTTTAGTATGACTGCTTGTGCAAAATCAGACCCAAAAGCTAGTGTTAGTGGATATTTAGATGCATTAAAATCTGGCAATATAGAAGGAATGAATAAATATATAAAGTCTGATTCCGAAGACCAAGTAAAAGAGGTATTCAATAATGAAAATAAAATGAATGAGGAAGCATTTTTAAAGGCATATAGTAAACTGAATTATAAGATATTAAGTTCAGAAGTAAATGGAGATACTGCTACAGTAGAAACTGAAATAAATGGCCCTAACTTAGGTAAAATTATGACTGAACTAATTCAAGAAGCATTACCTTTAGCCTTTGCAGCTGCATTTAAGGAAGATAAATCCGAAGATAATATAGATGATTTAATGAATACAATGCTTTTGGATAAAGTGAATAGTGATGATATGCCTATGGTAAAGAAAACAGTTAAAATAGATTTAGTTAAAGAAAATAACAACTGGATAATAAATCCTAGTGACGATTTTACTAACGCTATAACTGGTAATTTAGCTGATATGTCAAAACTGTTTGAATAA
- a CDS encoding sigma-70 family RNA polymerase sigma factor — MWPILLSLFPVTLKPILFLVSYVSSSTSFPQPLTPEEEAMYLEQYEQGNEEARNILVERNLRLVAHIVKKYSNIGRDMDDLISIGTIGLIKGITTFDRSKGTRLATYAARCIENAIHS, encoded by the coding sequence ATGTGGCCGATATTACTAAGTTTATTTCCCGTTACACTAAAGCCAATATTATTTTTAGTATCTTACGTTTCTAGCAGTACATCTTTTCCACAGCCATTAACACCAGAAGAAGAAGCAATGTATTTAGAACAATACGAGCAAGGTAATGAAGAAGCTAGAAATATATTAGTGGAAAGGAATTTACGGCTTGTGGCCCATATTGTAAAGAAGTATTCTAATATTGGCCGAGATATGGATGATTTAATTTCTATAGGTACTATTGGATTAATTAAAGGAATTACTACCTTTGATAGATCAAAGGGAACAAGACTTGCAACTTATGCTGCAAGGTGTATTGAAAATGCTATACACTCCTAA
- a CDS encoding acetylglutamate kinase, translating into MLWVQHVVWTRLAIVSIVFDLPDVDFVINRLLRNPKDFESALKPFYGDKIASQFADLLTSHLVIAAQLVKEAKAGNTEAVAETEKRWYANADEIAAFLGSINPYWSEEDWRTMLYEHLALTKSEAVYMLTKRYEDSITVYDKIEKQALQMADVMAKGIVKQFLNNCTEQF; encoded by the coding sequence ATGCTTTGGGTACAACACGTTGTTTGGACCAGGCTGGCCATTGTTAGTATTGTTTTTGATTTACCAGATGTAGACTTTGTGATTAATCGTCTTCTCAGAAATCCTAAAGACTTTGAGTCAGCTCTAAAGCCTTTTTATGGAGATAAAATCGCCTCCCAATTTGCCGATTTACTTACAAGTCATCTTGTCATCGCTGCGCAACTTGTCAAAGAAGCTAAGGCAGGTAATACAGAAGCAGTAGCTGAGACTGAAAAAAGATGGTATGCAAACGCAGATGAAATTGCCGCTTTCCTTGGTAGTATCAACCCATATTGGTCTGAGGAAGACTGGAGAACAATGCTATATGAACACTTGGCACTGACTAAATCTGAAGCTGTTTATATGCTTACAAAAAGGTATGAAGATAGCATTACAGTATACGACAAGATTGAAAAACAAGCTTTACAAATGGCTGATGTGATGGCAAAAGGTATAGTTAAACAATTCCTAAATAATTGTACAGAGCAGTTTTAA
- a CDS encoding molybdenum cofactor guanylyltransferase, with translation MGAKKVTALVLAGGNSTRMGQNKALLKIGSKSLIEIVVEKLQNLFDEIIVVTNSPENYPMLKNIRFEKDCIVTPVKNSLVGIYTGLLKSSNDHVFVVACDMPFLNMDLVQHMLSELGNEDVLVPFLEGHYEPLHAIYNKRCLYNIKHMIDIGNYKIINLYDDVKTIKVNEKKIRRLDPQLKSFMNINTKDIFGSLGK, from the coding sequence ATGGGTGCTAAAAAAGTAACAGCATTAGTATTAGCAGGTGGCAATAGTACTAGAATGGGACAAAATAAAGCTCTTCTTAAGATAGGCTCTAAGTCACTAATAGAAATAGTAGTTGAAAAGCTTCAAAACCTATTTGATGAGATCATTGTAGTTACAAATAGCCCTGAAAACTACCCTATGTTAAAAAATATCCGATTTGAGAAGGATTGTATTGTGACACCGGTTAAAAATTCTCTAGTAGGGATATATACTGGTTTATTGAAATCATCTAATGATCATGTTTTTGTTGTTGCCTGCGATATGCCATTTTTGAATATGGATTTGGTACAACATATGTTAAGTGAATTAGGCAATGAAGATGTACTTGTTCCTTTTCTAGAAGGACATTATGAACCACTTCATGCAATATATAATAAAAGATGTTTGTATAACATAAAACATATGATAGATATAGGAAATTATAAGATTATTAACTTATACGATGATGTCAAAACAATTAAAGTAAATGAAAAGAAAATAAGAAGGCTAGATCCTCAGCTGAAAAGTTTTATGAATATAAACACTAAAGATATTTTTGGTAGTTTAGGCAAATAA
- a CDS encoding molybdopterin-dependent oxidoreductase has product MKVLSKDSLKTKFKRRTFLKLTAITSLGLGLLGCKNELEEVSKETSTEIIEKEGEWITAACWHNCGGRCLNKAYVVDGVVLKQKTDDINEDTPDFPQQRACARGRSQRKQVFSADRIKYPMKRKNWEPGGGKKELRGMDEWERISWDEALDIVAGEIKRIKETHGPDSILSWGSEIERTLNLYGGTVTAWGSTSWGTWFHTGPDMGVGDGWSVRPINDRFDMRNSDLIVMWGANPAWSSGNNGIYNYIQAKNAGAKFIFIDPFYNDSARVLADQWIPIRPATDHAFALAVAYTLLDEDRKDNPLIDWNFLKKYTVGFDKETMPEGKENEENFKDYVLGKYDGTPKTPEWAYEICGVKPEVIREFAREYATAEKAALITGWAPARVNNYDSWPQAFMTLGFMTGNFGAPGKMTGISCHFVAGNGGPELITIGPSGLPSIPNPSKVTINNSEIWEAILTKKYVARKDEINDCNIEMIYHGGASRLNQLCGATKGIEAHRAVEFVVSNHYTLNTNAKYSDIVLPITTQWERYGYYKQNQEAIFYARQVVEPLYEAKDDMWIACEIAKRLGIDPKEEIEPIPLKQQIFNQTAGAKVMKEDGKTWENLVEITKKDIDALGVEGEPQEGRIPYKKFEEDGAYQVKRTPGDNFTYIHLKDFIDDPVNNALDTDTGKLEIYCERIANRVRDVGFTEMSPIPKYTRPIEGYEDTYSNWENKVKGEYPLQLYTIHHQRRSHSVFDNVGWLREAFPHELIMNPEDGNTLGLKEGDIVKVESKHGAVIRPVIFTERMKPGVITLGQGAWIEMDEKLGVDIGGNTNILNGGIPTGQGHMGWNSCNVKVEKVDYDLLKDHEWPTREVL; this is encoded by the coding sequence ATGAAAGTTTTATCAAAAGATTCATTAAAAACTAAATTTAAAAGAAGGACTTTTTTAAAACTTACTGCTATTACATCCTTGGGATTAGGCCTATTAGGCTGTAAAAATGAATTGGAAGAAGTTAGTAAAGAAACTTCTACAGAAATAATAGAAAAAGAAGGAGAATGGATAACAGCTGCTTGTTGGCATAATTGTGGAGGTAGATGTTTAAATAAGGCATATGTAGTTGATGGAGTGGTATTAAAGCAAAAAACAGATGATATAAATGAGGACACTCCAGATTTTCCACAACAAAGAGCTTGTGCAAGAGGTAGATCTCAAAGAAAACAAGTTTTCTCAGCAGATAGAATTAAATACCCTATGAAGAGAAAAAACTGGGAACCAGGTGGTGGAAAGAAAGAATTAAGAGGTATGGATGAGTGGGAGAGAATCTCTTGGGATGAAGCATTGGATATAGTAGCTGGAGAAATAAAGAGAATCAAAGAAACTCATGGTCCAGATTCAATACTTTCTTGGGGTAGTGAAATTGAAAGAACGCTTAATCTTTATGGAGGAACTGTTACTGCATGGGGAAGTACTTCATGGGGAACTTGGTTTCATACAGGACCAGATATGGGTGTAGGTGATGGTTGGTCTGTTAGACCAATCAATGATAGATTTGACATGAGAAATAGTGACTTAATAGTTATGTGGGGAGCAAATCCAGCTTGGAGTAGTGGAAATAATGGAATTTATAATTATATTCAAGCCAAAAATGCTGGAGCTAAATTTATTTTTATAGATCCTTTTTACAATGATAGTGCTAGAGTTTTGGCAGATCAATGGATACCAATTAGACCAGCAACAGATCATGCCTTTGCCTTGGCAGTTGCGTATACTCTACTAGATGAAGACAGAAAAGACAATCCACTAATTGACTGGAACTTCTTAAAAAAATATACTGTTGGCTTTGACAAAGAAACTATGCCAGAAGGCAAAGAAAACGAAGAAAACTTTAAAGATTATGTTTTAGGTAAATACGATGGAACTCCTAAGACTCCTGAGTGGGCTTATGAAATTTGTGGTGTTAAGCCAGAGGTAATTAGAGAATTTGCTCGTGAATATGCTACTGCTGAAAAGGCAGCTTTAATAACTGGGTGGGCACCAGCAAGAGTGAATAATTATGATTCTTGGCCACAAGCTTTTATGACTTTAGGATTTATGACAGGAAACTTTGGAGCACCAGGAAAGATGACAGGAATTAGTTGTCACTTTGTAGCAGGAAATGGTGGACCAGAGTTAATTACCATAGGACCTAGTGGATTGCCAAGCATTCCTAATCCATCAAAGGTAACAATTAACAATAGTGAGATTTGGGAGGCAATACTAACTAAGAAATATGTAGCAAGAAAAGATGAAATTAATGATTGTAATATAGAAATGATTTATCATGGAGGAGCGTCAAGACTTAACCAACTGTGTGGAGCAACTAAAGGAATTGAAGCCCATAGAGCTGTAGAATTTGTTGTATCTAATCATTATACTCTAAATACTAATGCTAAGTATTCAGATATAGTACTTCCTATTACTACTCAATGGGAAAGATACGGATATTACAAACAAAACCAAGAGGCTATATTCTACGCAAGACAAGTAGTAGAACCACTATATGAAGCTAAAGATGATATGTGGATAGCCTGTGAAATAGCTAAAAGATTAGGAATTGATCCAAAAGAGGAAATAGAACCAATTCCATTAAAGCAACAAATATTTAACCAGACAGCTGGAGCTAAGGTTATGAAAGAAGATGGCAAGACATGGGAAAATTTAGTGGAAATCACTAAAAAAGACATTGATGCTTTAGGAGTAGAAGGAGAGCCACAAGAAGGAAGAATACCTTATAAAAAATTTGAAGAAGATGGAGCATATCAAGTTAAGAGAACTCCAGGAGACAATTTCACTTATATACATTTAAAAGATTTCATAGATGACCCAGTGAATAATGCTTTAGATACAGATACTGGCAAGCTTGAAATATACTGTGAAAGAATTGCAAATAGAGTAAGAGATGTTGGATTTACAGAAATGAGTCCAATACCAAAATACACTAGACCTATAGAAGGGTATGAGGATACTTACTCAAATTGGGAAAATAAAGTTAAGGGCGAATACCCACTACAGCTTTACACTATTCATCATCAGAGAAGATCCCACTCAGTATTTGATAATGTTGGTTGGCTAAGGGAAGCGTTCCCACACGAGTTAATAATGAACCCAGAGGATGGAAATACATTAGGCCTTAAAGAAGGAGATATTGTAAAAGTAGAAAGTAAACACGGAGCAGTAATTAGACCTGTAATATTTACAGAAAGAATGAAACCAGGTGTTATTACGCTAGGGCAAGGTGCTTGGATTGAAATGGATGAAAAATTAGGAGTAGATATCGGTGGTAATACCAATATTCTAAACGGTGGAATTCCAACGGGACAAGGTCATATGGGATGGAATTCATGTAATGTTAAGGTTGAAAAAGTAGATTATGATCTATTAAAAGACCATGAATGGCCAACAAGAGAAGTCTTATAG
- a CDS encoding molybdopterin-binding protein, producing MPPFDKSPLDGFAVRLEDIKGTSKENPIDALGWADLVITTGGVSVGDCDLVKEAFQQAGAEMLFWRVRMKPGTPIAVAKFKNKLIFGLS from the coding sequence ATGCCTCCTTTCGATAAGTCACCCCTAGACGGATTTGCAGTTCGGTTGGAAGACATTAAAGGTACATCAAAGGAAAATCCAATTGATGCATTAGGTTGGGCAGATTTAGTAATTACCACTGGTGGAGTATCAGTTGGTGATTGTGATTTGGTTAAAGAAGCTTTTCAACAAGCTGGTGCTGAAATGTTATTCTGGAGAGTTAGAATGAAGCCGGGTACACCTATTGCAGTTGCTAAATTTAAAAATAAATTAATATTTGGATTATCGTGA
- a CDS encoding sigma-70 family RNA polymerase sigma factor, with translation MSIANEILMTIRSNKKIKTEVSLQDPIGVDKEGNEISLIDILGTDPDEVVDEVELKMQIKKLYSKMASVLKSRERVVIELRYGICNGGSKTQREIAKMLGISRSYVSRIEKRAIKKLNKALNGNN, from the coding sequence GTGAGTATAGCAAATGAAATATTGATGACCATTAGATCGAACAAGAAAATTAAAACTGAAGTATCGCTACAAGATCCTATTGGAGTAGATAAAGAGGGCAATGAAATATCGTTAATTGATATATTAGGAACCGACCCAGATGAAGTAGTAGATGAGGTAGAACTAAAAATGCAAATTAAAAAGCTATATTCTAAGATGGCTAGTGTATTAAAGTCAAGAGAACGGGTAGTGATAGAACTCAGATATGGAATATGCAATGGTGGGTCTAAAACGCAACGTGAAATTGCCAAGATGCTAGGTATTTCAAGATCCTATGTTTCTAGAATTGAAAAAAGAGCAATAAAAAAGTTAAACAAAGCATTGAATGGAAATAATTAA
- a CDS encoding GNAT family N-acetyltransferase produces the protein MHSMDSTNKSTSIGYWLGEGHQGKGIMTKVTKALVEYIFTELNLNRVEIRCAENNYKSRAIPERLGFTKEGTLRETEWLYDHYVNHIVYGMVASQWKGHKR, from the coding sequence CTGCATAGTATGGACTCTACAAACAAATCAACGAGTATAGGTTACTGGCTAGGTGAAGGGCACCAAGGTAAAGGGATAATGACAAAAGTAACTAAGGCATTGGTAGAGTATATATTTACAGAATTAAATCTAAATAGAGTAGAGATCAGATGTGCTGAAAATAATTACAAGAGTAGAGCTATTCCTGAAAGATTAGGATTTACTAAAGAGGGGACTTTAAGAGAAACAGAATGGCTTTATGACCATTATGTAAATCATATTGTTTATGGTATGGTAGCTAGTCAGTGGAAAGGTCATAAAAGATAG
- a CDS encoding recombinase family protein, producing the protein MKVAIYSRKSKFTGKGDSIENQIQLCKNYATTHFGIKDDDFYIYEDEGFSGGNTDRPQFQLLMKDAKKKKFDILICYRLDRISRSVMDFSNTFETLESNGVGFVSIKEQFDTSTPMGKAMLYISSVFAQLERETAAERIRDNMLQLAKTGRWLGGITPTGYSSKQIIYTDPSGKERKMFKLSTVDNELEIVRLIFDKYLEFKSLTKVEQYLIMNNIKSKNDVDFTRYSIRSILANPVYAVADKAMYDYIIDNGYEVYSHESEFTGKHGIMAYNKTNQDSKSSIRFRDVSEWIVAIGAHKGIIESTTWIKAQNLLYKNKSKGYRRVKNTNSLLSGVLYCNCGSYMRPKMGRKNKDGEQIFYYMCEMKEKSKRTRCNIKNIKGNELDHLIIDRIKNLAMSNSDVQDSIENDKISLQTAQNAIENEISMLESNIKNNGQSIGNLVSSLSQNQNSTAAKYIIDQIEGLDKETTQIKDRLLRLKEVQEKNQAKENSLDVMKGILSNFNHSVDLMDIEDKRAFLKIIVDKIIWNGKNAEIIMFGSISEKKQVPPWETE; encoded by the coding sequence ATGAAAGTAGCAATTTATTCAAGAAAATCAAAATTTACTGGTAAAGGTGATAGTATAGAAAATCAGATACAGCTATGTAAAAACTATGCTACTACTCACTTTGGTATAAAAGATGATGATTTTTATATTTATGAAGATGAAGGTTTTTCTGGAGGAAATACTGATAGACCTCAATTTCAGCTACTTATGAAAGATGCTAAAAAGAAAAAGTTTGATATTCTTATTTGCTACAGACTGGACCGTATTAGTAGGAGTGTTATGGACTTTTCTAACACCTTTGAAACATTAGAAAGTAATGGAGTAGGTTTTGTGTCTATTAAAGAACAATTTGATACTTCTACACCTATGGGTAAAGCTATGCTATATATATCTTCTGTGTTTGCACAATTAGAACGTGAAACTGCTGCTGAACGTATAAGGGATAATATGCTTCAACTAGCTAAGACCGGAAGATGGCTTGGTGGAATAACTCCTACAGGATATTCTTCTAAACAAATTATTTATACGGACCCTTCCGGAAAGGAGAGAAAAATGTTTAAACTATCTACTGTTGATAATGAATTAGAAATAGTTAGATTGATATTCGATAAATATTTAGAATTTAAATCTTTAACAAAAGTTGAACAATACCTAATTATGAATAATATTAAAAGTAAAAATGACGTTGATTTTACCAGGTACTCTATCAGATCTATTCTTGCTAATCCTGTTTATGCAGTAGCAGATAAGGCTATGTATGATTACATAATAGATAATGGATATGAAGTTTACTCTCACGAAAGTGAATTTACCGGCAAACATGGAATAATGGCGTATAATAAAACTAACCAAGATAGTAAAAGTTCTATTAGGTTTAGAGACGTGTCAGAGTGGATAGTAGCCATTGGAGCACATAAAGGAATCATTGAAAGTACTACCTGGATTAAAGCACAAAATCTATTGTATAAGAATAAATCTAAGGGATATAGGAGAGTTAAAAATACTAATAGTTTACTATCTGGAGTTCTTTATTGCAACTGTGGAAGTTATATGCGTCCTAAAATGGGAAGAAAAAATAAAGATGGTGAACAAATCTTTTATTATATGTGCGAAATGAAGGAAAAAAGTAAAAGAACTCGTTGTAATATTAAAAATATAAAAGGTAATGAACTTGATCACTTGATTATTGATAGAATTAAAAATTTAGCTATGTCAAATTCAGATGTACAGGATAGTATTGAAAATGATAAAATTAGCCTTCAGACAGCCCAAAATGCTATTGAAAATGAAATATCCATGCTAGAATCTAATATTAAAAATAATGGGCAATCTATAGGCAATCTAGTTAGTTCCCTATCACAAAATCAAAACAGTACAGCTGCAAAATATATTATTGATCAGATTGAAGGATTAGATAAAGAAACTACCCAAATTAAAGATAGACTTCTAAGACTTAAAGAAGTACAAGAAAAAAATCAAGCTAAAGAAAATAGTCTTGATGTTATGAAAGGTATACTCTCGAATTTTAATCATAGTGTTGACTTAATGGATATAGAAGATAAAAGAGCATTCCTTAAAATTATAGTTGATAAAATAATCTGGAATGGTAAAAATGCAGAAATAATTATGTTCGGTAGTATTTCAGAAAAAAAGCAAGTTCCACCATGGGAAACAGAATAA